A genomic segment from Peribacillus sp. ACCC06369 encodes:
- the glpK gene encoding glycerol kinase GlpK → METYILSLDQGTTSSRAILFNKSGEVLHIAQKEFTQYFPNPGWVEHNANEIWGSILSVIASCLSEMNVKPEQIAGIGITNQRETTVVWDKETGQPVHHAIVWQSRQTSEICAQLKDEGLDELFLQKTGLLIDAYFSGTKVKWILDHVDGAREKAENGDLLFGTIDTWLIWKLSGGKAHVTDYSNASRTLMYNIHDLKWDEELLEILQVPQSMLPDVRSSSEVYGKTAPHHFFGHEIPIAGAAGDQQAALFGQECFEKGMAKNTYGTGCFMLMNTGEKAVKSEHGLLTTIAWGLNGKVEYALEGSIFVAGSAIQWLRDGLKLLHDPKDSEKYALRVTSADGVYVVPAFVGLGTPYWDSDVRGAVFGLTRGTSKEHFVRATLEALAYQTKDVLSAMEVDSGINLKALRVDGGVVKNNFLMEFQSGLLNVPVERPVISETTALGAAYLAGLAVGYWESQEEISKLWAVDKKFEPEMEEQERKGLYNGWKKAVQAARVFK, encoded by the coding sequence ATGGAGACCTACATATTATCATTGGATCAGGGAACGACTAGTTCCCGGGCCATTTTATTTAATAAAAGCGGGGAAGTTTTGCATATTGCCCAAAAGGAGTTCACCCAATATTTCCCGAATCCAGGATGGGTGGAGCACAATGCCAATGAAATTTGGGGTTCCATTTTATCGGTAATCGCTTCCTGTCTATCGGAAATGAATGTAAAGCCGGAACAGATTGCTGGGATCGGCATCACGAATCAACGGGAGACGACCGTGGTATGGGATAAGGAAACAGGCCAGCCGGTACATCATGCCATCGTCTGGCAATCCCGACAGACAAGCGAAATTTGCGCGCAATTGAAGGATGAGGGTCTCGATGAATTATTTTTGCAGAAAACAGGTTTGTTGATTGATGCTTATTTTTCCGGTACTAAGGTGAAGTGGATTCTCGACCATGTTGATGGGGCGCGGGAAAAAGCTGAAAACGGGGACTTATTGTTTGGTACGATCGATACATGGCTGATATGGAAACTTTCGGGTGGTAAAGCACATGTGACCGATTATTCGAATGCGTCAAGGACGCTGATGTATAACATTCATGATTTGAAGTGGGACGAAGAGCTACTGGAAATTCTTCAAGTTCCGCAATCGATGCTGCCGGATGTGCGTTCTTCATCGGAGGTATATGGGAAAACAGCGCCACACCATTTCTTTGGACACGAGATTCCGATTGCCGGGGCAGCGGGAGATCAACAGGCCGCCTTGTTCGGACAGGAATGCTTTGAAAAAGGAATGGCTAAGAATACGTACGGCACCGGATGTTTTATGCTGATGAATACAGGAGAAAAGGCAGTGAAATCAGAGCATGGTCTGTTGACCACGATTGCATGGGGGCTGAACGGTAAAGTCGAATATGCATTGGAAGGCAGTATTTTTGTTGCAGGTTCGGCAATACAATGGTTAAGGGACGGATTGAAGCTCTTGCATGACCCGAAAGACAGTGAAAAGTATGCTTTGCGGGTCACTTCAGCCGATGGCGTCTATGTAGTCCCCGCATTTGTCGGATTAGGTACCCCTTATTGGGATAGTGATGTCAGGGGAGCTGTATTCGGTCTAACAAGGGGGACATCGAAGGAGCATTTTGTCAGGGCAACATTGGAAGCATTGGCCTACCAGACAAAAGATGTCCTTAGCGCGATGGAAGTCGATTCAGGGATTAACTTGAAGGCATTGAGGGTCGATGGCGGGGTTGTCAAAAACAACTTTTTGATGGAATTTCAAAGCGGCCTCTTGAATGTACCAGTCGAAAGACCGGTTATTAGTGAAACGACAGCGTTAGGTGCAGCATATTTAGCTGGGCTTGCAGTCGGATATTGGGAAAGTCAGGAAGAGATTTCAAAGCTATGGGCAGTCGATAAGAAATTCGAACCAGAGATGGAAGAACAGGAACGGAAGGGTTTATATAATGGCTGGAAAAAGGCAGTTCAGGCGGCAAGGGTTTTTAAATAA
- a CDS encoding CBS domain-containing protein, with amino-acid sequence MLVKDFMIKEVYVARPDFTLKEILRILIENKVGGVPVVDEHDKLLGMVTDGDILRYLTPAEEAIMGYFTYITVIPGEELDEKVTSKMNDKVSQIVKNKRITKLSPEDPLDELIKVLSKHHFKKIPVVDKNDKVVGIISRGDALRALYKEFVQKLE; translated from the coding sequence ATGTTAGTTAAGGATTTCATGATAAAGGAAGTCTATGTAGCCCGTCCTGATTTTACATTAAAGGAAATTCTGCGAATCTTAATCGAAAATAAAGTGGGCGGTGTCCCGGTCGTGGATGAACATGATAAGCTATTGGGAATGGTGACGGACGGGGATATCCTTCGTTATTTGACACCTGCCGAGGAAGCCATCATGGGGTATTTCACATACATTACGGTTATTCCTGGTGAAGAATTGGATGAAAAGGTTACATCCAAGATGAATGATAAAGTCTCACAAATCGTTAAAAATAAAAGGATTACAAAGCTATCTCCCGAAGATCCGCTAGATGAATTGATAAAGGTCCTTTCCAAGCATCATTTCAAGAAAATCCCTGTCGTGGACAAAAATGATAAAGTCGTCGGCATCATCAGCAGGGGAGATGCCCTTAGGGCCCTTTATAAGGAATTCGTTCAAAAGCTGGAATAA